From Ascochyta rabiei chromosome 16, complete sequence, the proteins below share one genomic window:
- a CDS encoding dolichyl-P-Man:Man(5)GlcNAc(2)-PP-dolichol alpha-1,3-mannosyltransferase, whose amino-acid sequence MSKLSPALKQLINAAHSRPGPVPAPPKIQSVFKKIEQEATDRQLGRPSWLAVSTAATMTMNSPESMEALFHSTTQGKPQEESVQVAEFMREIGLKCIGFNGIPRTINMLNAFRASLPGDVYSKLNTTPTRYPDASNIEQINARGRGLWDKIYRPLHEKLESKLGEAHPDLPVFIINNEYGGLFTDPERSTGATVGRITTSLIAITCLRAQQGVGPQVLSHVYGLRKALGDGSWKDEPAAGSEEAIKWLLTDEGCTWVLEKTDQLVEALGGAQGSTFAPVKAKL is encoded by the exons ATGTCGAAGCTCTCCCCAGCCCTCAAGCAACTCATAAATGCGGCGCACTCGCGCCCGGGCCCAGTGCCTGCACCACCAAAGATCCAGTCGGTGTTCAAGAAGATCGAGCAAGAAGCTACAGACCGGCAATTGGGCCGCCCATCATGGCTGGCTGTTAGCACCGCTGCGACAATGACCATGAACTCGCCCGAGTCAATGGAAGCACTCTTCCATTCCACAACACAAGGCAAACCACAGGAGGAGAGTGTTCAGGTCGCAGAGTTCATGCGCGAGATTGGACTCAAGTGTATTGGATTCAATGGC ATCCCGCGCACAATCAACATGCTCAACGCCTTCCGCGCCTCACTCCCCGGAGACGTCTACTCAAAACTGAATACAACACCCACACGCTACCCTGACGCATCAAACATCGAGCAAATCAACGCGCGCGGCCGCGGCCTGTGGGATAAGATCTACCGCCCCTTACATGAGAAGCTTGAGTCCAAGCTGGGAGAAGCGCATCCTGACCTACCCGTCTTCATCATCAACAACGAGTACGGCGGTCTGTTCACGGATCCGGAGCGCTCGACTGGCGCAACTGTGGGGCGCATCACAACGAGCTTGATTGCGATTACGTGTTTGCGTGCACAGCAGGGTGTTGGGCCACAGGTGCTGAGTCACGTCTATGGGTTGAGGAAAGCGTTGGGTGATGGGAGCTGGAAGGATGAGCCGGCTGCAGGGTCAGAGGAGGCAATCAAGTGGTTGTTGACCGACGAGGGGTGTACATGGGTGTTGGAGAAGACGGATCAGCTTGTTGAGGCACTTGGCGGCGCGCAAGGAAGCACGTTTGCACCAGTCAAGGCGAAGCTTTGA
- a CDS encoding RNA helicase, translating to MAEQEEFNPPIIPDLYKPPALLPIAQLKDQLLYTIETHPVTIIVGETGSGKTTQIPQYLLNAGWCASGFQIAVTQPRRIAATSVAARVAEELETPLGQKVGYSIRFEDVTSAATQVKFVTDGLLLREMLVDPLLKRYSVIMVDEAHERSLSSDVLLSLLKKVLRKREDLRVVVSSATLEAERFLDFFNPDEGEKVWGKSREEYGRIVGIQGRTHPVEVQYLAEPTNNYIDQAVEAIMDIHENEADGDILVFMTGREEIDDSIDMISDRVADLPSTKQKLMPLPLYAGLPTEEQMFVFQKAPTNTRKVILSTNIAEASVTIEGIVYVIDSGYVKLRAYDARLGIENLNVVPVSRASATQRSGRAGRTRPGKCFRLYTEQAFKNLEEATFPEIQRSNLAPVLLQLLNLGITNLIRFDYLSPPPSALVTRALDLLYSLGALDNNARLTKPLGARMAELPLEPMLSRALLNAASPDFSCLSEMLSIAAMMTLQGNAFISHNDNKAQLEKARRRFAVSEGDHLSLYNVFTAFVQNGQNVQWCRENCLNHKSLVKAVSVRKQLAAYLDRFGVKESALSVPDVLRVGGRPLAERVRRCLATGFFAHVAKMKSDGSFSTVDGKTTLWAHPSSVFFHRKADWVIYTEILSTRDKIYIRDLSTVDMDWLAEYAPEYYKVKDGRR from the coding sequence ATGGCTGAACAAGAAGAATTCAATCCACCAATCATTCCGGATCTTTACAAGCCCCCTGCTCTCCTCCCGATCGCCCAACTGAAAGATCAACTCCTCTACACAATCGAGACTCACCCTGTGACCATCATAGTCGGCGAAACCGGCAGCGGAAAGACTACCCAGATACCTCAGTACCTTCTCAATGCTGGATGGTGCGCCTCTGGATTTCAGATTGCTGTAACACAGCCGCGCAGGATAGCAGCTACCAGCGTAGCTGCGCGTGTcgcagaagagctagaaaCGCCATTGGGTCAGAAGGTCGGGTACTCGATACGCTTCGAGGATGTCACGAGCGCAGCTACGCAGGTTAAATTTGTGACTGATGGGCTGTTATTGCGGGAGATGCTCGTCGATCCATTGTTGAAGCGGTATTCAGTCATCATGGTTGATGAGGCACATGAGCGCAGCCTGAGTAGTGACGTGTTGCTGAGTCTGTTGAAGAAGGTTTTGAGGAAAAGAGAAGATCTGAGAGTTGTGGTGAGTAGTGCTACCTTGGAGGCCGAGCGATTTCTGGACTTCTTCAATCCGGATGAAGGCGAAAAGGTATGGGGAAAGAGCAGGGAAGAGTATGGGAGGATCGTAGGTATCCAGGGACGAACACATCCAGTTGAGGTGCAGTACTTGGCTGAACCCACCAACAACTACATCGATCAAGCCGTTGAGGCCATTATGGATATTCACGAGAACGAAGCGGACGGCGACATCCTAGTCTTCATGACTGGGAGAGAAGAAATTGACGATTCAATCGACATGATTAGCGACCGGGTCGCAGACCTGCCTTCTACAAAACAGAAACTCATGCCCCTCCCTCTTTACGCTGGTCTTCCAACAGAAGAGCAAATGTTCGTTTTCCAGAAAGCTCCCACCAACACCCGCAAAGTAATTCTCAGCACCAACATTGCTGAAGCCAGCGTAACCATCGAAGGCATTGTCTATGTCATAGACAGCGGCTACGTTAAACTACGCGCCTACGACGCTCGTCTCGGAATCGAAAACCTCAACGTCGTCCCTGTCTCGCGCGCCTCTGCTACCCAAAGGTCTGGCCGCGCAGGCCGCACACGTCCCGGCAAATGCTTTCGACTGTACACAGAACAAGCCTTCAAGAACCTTGAGGAGGCCACCTTCCCTGAGATCCAACGTTCAAATCTTGCACCTGTCCTTTTACAACTTCTTAATCTGGGCATCACAAACCTCATCCGCTTCGACTACCTCTCACCCCCACCTTCGGCACTCGTAACCCGCGCTCTCGACCTCTTATACTCCCTCGGCGCCCTCGACAACAACGCACGCCTGACAAAACCCTTGGGGGCACGCATGGCCGAACTGCCCCTGGAACCGATGCTGTCGCGCGCACTCCTCAACGCTGCAAGTCCCGACTTCAGCTGCCTCAGCGAGATGCTCAGCATCGCCGCGATGATGACCTTACAGGGCAACGCCTTCATCTCGCACAACGACAACAAGGCTCAGCTCGAGAAAGCCCGGCGCCGCTTTGCTGTCTCGGAAGGCGACCATCTGTCGCTGTACAATGTGTTCACAGCCTTCGTCCAGAACGGGCAGAACGTGCAATGGTGTCGTGAGAATTGTCTGAATCATAAGAGTTTGGTCAAGGCGGTTAGCGTGCGTAAGCAGCTAGCAGCGTATCTGGATCGGTTCGGTGTGAAGGAGAGCGCGCTGTCTGTGCCAGATGTACTGCGGGTTGGCGGCAGACCGTTGGCAGAACGAGTGAGGAGGTGTCTTGCGACGGGATTCTTTGCGCATGTGGCGAAAATGAAGAGTGATGGGAGTTTCTCGACAGTGGATGGGAAGACGACGCTGTGGGCGCATCCCAGTTCGGTGTTCTTCCATCGTAAGGCGGATTGGGTAATCTATACGGAGATTCTGTCGACGAGGGATAAAATTTACATTCGAGATTTGTCGACCGTGGATATGGACTGGTTGGCGGAATATGCGCCGGAGTACTACAAGGTCAAGGATGGACGAAGATGA
- a CDS encoding kinetochore-associated Ndc80 complex subunit spc25 has translation MTTFEPSFSSSMRATSHDVPSMADQLPGINFGFDDLRSRMNQFTTRFDAFIENGRRRVLEERNQFRMNVAELHEDQRMKKRDIEILDLKQTQHGQNLAKESQEKSEMQEAISTLTQQRDERLTHRDKLRAQINEIQKSISARREAQLKHRRYLDGQSRYNEPELDFWESYLGLRIEGLGKDDRLKFVYTNVDEREWDREAWFELDTSERDYKVLDIRPKAEREEVERVVERLNETRDLAGFLKGMRELFVEACK, from the exons ATGACTACCTTCGAACCTTCATTCAGCAGCTCCATGCGCGCCACTTCGCACGACGTGCCTTCTATGGCGGACCAACTGCCCGGCATCAACTTTGGCTTCGACGACCTGCGCAGTCGCATGAACCAATTCACAACACGCTTTGATGCTTTTATTGAAAATGGGCGCAGACGAGTGTTGGAGGAGAGAAACCAATTCCGCATGAACGTCGCAGAACTGCATG AGGACCAACGCATGAAGAAGCGCGACATTGAAATTCTAGATCTCAAGCAAACTCAACATGGCCAGAACCTCGCCAAAGAATCGCAAGAAAAGTCTGAGATGCAAGAAGCAATCAGCACCCTTACACAACAGCGCGACGAGCGGCTCACCCACCGCGACAAACTCCGCGCTCAGATCAACGAGATTCAAAAATCCATCTCAGCGCGCCGAGAAGCACAGCTCAAGCACCGACGATACCTCGATGGCCAATCGCGCTACAACGAGCCCGAACTCGACTTCTGGGAAAGCTACCTCGGCTTAAGGATAGAAGGGCTGGGCAAAGATGACAGGCTGAAGTTTGTATATACAAACGTCGACGAGCGCGAGTGGGATCGCGAAGCGTGGTTTGAACTCGACACATCAGAACGCGACTACAAGGTGCTGGACATCCGGCCCAAAGCAGAGCGTGAGGAGGTCGAGCGCGTGGTGGAGCGATTGAATGAGACACGCGACCTGGCAGGCTTCCTGAAAGGTATGCGCGAGCTTTTCGTGGAGGCGTGTAAGTAG
- a CDS encoding Ribonuclease P yields MAETPGLPFGQALLQRAFSPETASSHYSERIAKRPLPIRATSPTPSARATRRRALNERKAKAHKRTTQKPHPLSAAQKRKLGLNEIAKEQQKYAIYEPLHSLWVGYMREILGLSAEGSAKMHVTPNSAGQMLASADMHGAVLSVVRSRCVSRVGLEGIVVRDTRYTFEIVTRGDTVKSVPKEHTVFRFEIPLPIGEGEEVPRPLVFEIFGEQFQTRAPDRANRKFRLHYQPDL; encoded by the coding sequence aTGGCCGAAACCCCCGGCCTCCCCTTCGGCCAGGCCCTCCTCCAACGCGCCTTCTCTCCCGAGACCGCCAGCTCACACTACAGCGAGCGCATCGCCAAGCGCCCCCTACCCATCCGCGCCACCTCTCCTACGCCCTCAGCGCGCGCAACGCGCCGCCGCGCCCTCAACGAGCGCAAAGCCAAAGCGCACAAGCGCACCACCCAAAAGCCGCACCCTCTCTCCGCGGCGCAGAAACGCAAGCTGGGACTGAACGAAATCGCCAAAGAGCAGCAGAAGTACGCCATCTACGAGCCCTTGCACAGCCTGTGGGTGGGGTACATGCGCGAGATCCTCGGGCTGAGCGCAGAGGGCAGTGCGAAAATGCACGTGACGCCCAATAGCGCAGGACAGATGCTAGCGAGCGCCGACATGCACGGTGCGGTGCTGAGCGTGGTGCGCAGTCGGTGCGTGAGTCGTGTTGGGCTGGAGGGGATTGTGGTTAGGGACACGCGGTATACGTTTGAGATTGTGACGAGGGGGGACACAGTCAAGAGCGTGCCGAAGGAACATACCGTGTTCCGCTTCGAGATACCGTTGCCCATCGGCGAGGGAGAGGAGGTGCCTAGGCCCCTGGTGTTTGAGATCTTTGGCGAGCAGTTCCAGACTAGAGCGCCGGATCGTGCGAATAGGAAGTTCAGGCTGCATTATCAGCCGGATCTGTGA
- a CDS encoding Polynucleotide 5'-hydroxyl-kinase: protein MLSLPGLNLAAPPAEALSAPASSVTREQDLPANTEYRFEVGFSRTFTVRLRSGTAEYFGTELAPSTTYSFQGTKGAIYTWHGCKLELGGEAESDYVAEETPMVSHANLHFALELLRDKSVASNNVEMGPRVLVVGSENAGKTALVKTLTSYAVKSGRQPMVINLDPRQGMLSVPGSFSAAAFSSIVDIEEGWGSSPISGPSPIPVKMPLVYHYGLKDPEEGKLFKPLVTRIALAVTSRLEEDKASKQAGFIIDSSGTISAGKSGVYENIEHIVSEFSVNILITLGSERLYSDLSRKFSNRPTEETVSVIRLDKSGGCVDRGEEYMKALRHSQIREYFFGHGEDALAPSSMTADYSDLNIFRVIETEPNPFAAGDAEEYNPAGSTRELYERVTPSSAIQNKLFAITTASPNDKHEVIRDSSVRGYIYVADVDEGKRKVRLLSPQPGHLPGSAMVLGSWPEDVAGLVS from the exons ATGCTTTCTCTTCCAGGCCTCAACCTGGCCGCGCCCCCTGCCGAGGCTCTCAGCGCACCTGCCTCGTCTGTCACAAGAGAACAAGATCTGCCCGCCAACACGGAATATCGCTTCGAAGTTGGCTTTTCCCGCACATTCACAGTTCGCCTACGCTCCGGCACGGCCGAGTACTTCGGTACCGAGCTTGCGCCATCCACCACATACAGCTTTCAAGGCACCAAAGGCGCAATATACACATGGCACGGCTGCAAGCTCGAGCTAGGCGGCGAGGCCGAGTCAGACTATGTCGCAGAAGAAACCCCAATGGTGAGCCACGCAAACCTACACTTTGCCCTCGAATTGCTGCGCGACAAAAGTGTGGCGAGCAATAACGTGGAGATGGGTCCCAGAGTCCTTGTGGTGGGTTCAGAGAACGCTGGTAAAACTGCGCTTGTCAAAACGCTCACATCCTACGCTGTCAAGAGCGGCCGACAACCCATGGTAATCAACCTCGACCCACGACAAGGCATGCTGAGCGTGCCAGGGTCGTtttctgctgctgccttcTCTTCCATTGTAGACATCGAGGAGGGGTGGGGAAGCAGCCCCATCTCCGGACCCAGCCCCATTCCAGTGAAGATGCCGCTAGTCTACCACTATGGCCTCAAGGATCCTGAAGAGGGAAAGTTGTTCAAACCTTTGGTCACACGCATCGCGCTTGCTGTCACAAGCAGGTTGGAGGAGGACAAGGCGAGCAAGCAAGCTGGCTTCATCATCGATAGCTCAGGCACTATCAGTGCTGGCAAGTCCGGGGTGTACGAGAACATAGAGCATATTGTTTCCGAGTTTTCCG TGAACATCCTCATAACCCTCGGCTCCGAACGCCTGTACTCCGACCTATCCCGCAAATTCTCCAACCGCCCCACAGAAGAAACCGTCAGCGTGATCCGCCTCGACAAATCTGGCGGCTGCGTCGACCGCGGCGAGGAATACATGAAAGCGCTCCGCCACAGCCAGATCCGAGAGTACTTCTTCGGTCACGGCGAGGACGCCCTAGCGCCAAGCAGCATGACTGCCGACTACAGCGATCTGAACATCTTCAGAGTCATCGAGA CCGAACCGAACCCCTTCGCCGCCGGCGACGCTGAAGAATACAATCCCGCTGGCAGCACAAGGGAGCTCTACGAGCGCGTCACGCCGTCCAGTGCTATCCAGAATAAACTGTTTGCTATTACGACGGCGAGCCCGAATGATAAGCACGAGGTGATTAGGGATAGTAGTGTGAGGGGGTACATCTACGTGGCGGATGTGGATGAGGGGAAGAGGAAGGTCAGGCTGTTAAGTCCTCAACCTGGACATTTGCCGGGGAGTGCTATGGTGCTGGGGAGTTGGCCTGAGGACGTTGCGGGGCTTGTTAGTTGA
- a CDS encoding tRNA 4-demethylwyosine synthase (AdoMet-dependent), translating to MAIQTSLEQLFAELLGIWHTHRVSLLVVAVSLALIVRLTSQRRNGREKVSVSPAPTSPVEEKKTVVLRPEWLPENTTIVTSSLNVDNHAEDDTKVVASAAKVKKGPKTVKGQKRPKKVAKPVIDYNHTRDKIQPLIFFQSVTGTTERRAAQVAELLTSWTAGCEQSASFLQPQLLDLSDLDYDDYFINAPKAEANTKFFYLILAPTYNIDTLLDAFIENLSETHHDFRIDTASLGGLVGFSVFGFGDKEGWPSEEEGFCTQAKEVDKWMARLTGRKRAYPLGMGDVKSDAEERLTEWRLGVQEALVEIAEGRGLGEGVLGSGDAVESDEEEVEDEEGSEEAARVDDVEDLGGMANDTVAPIPVDFTNYKSKAKVNAPSGPKEMVPTTSPTHAALTKQGYSIIGSHSGVKICRWTKSALRGRGSCYKYSFYGIASHLCMEATPSLSCSNKCVFCWRHGTNPVGTTWRWVTDAPDVIFDGITAAHYKKIKMLKGVPGVRAERFAEAMRIRHCALSLVGEPIFYPHINELLGLMHKKRISTFMVCNAQHPAQLASLVPVTQLYVSIDASNKESLRKVDRPLHRDFWERFCACLDILRARRFEQRTVFRLTLVKGFNMEEEVKGYADLVERALPCFVEVKGVTYCGTSAAGSAGLTMQNVPFYEEVAEFVTLLEKELNSRGLVYGIGAEHAHSCCILLADSHRFQRNGRWATRIDFERFFDLYEGKVQGTRMQDGEVVGWRPEDYLGPDTPEWALWGNKGFDPRDQRVYRKGKGPKTEDEAKASPLKVVSRRAAFEF from the exons ATGGCGATACAAACGAGCCTGGAGCAGCTCTTCGCTG AGCTGCTTGGAATATGGCACACCCATAGAGTGTCTCTGCTTGTGGTCGCGGTTTCGCTTGCTCTGATTGTGCGCCTTACAAGTCAGCGTCGCAATGGCCGAGAGAAGGTGTCTGTCTCGCCTGCTCCGACCTCACCCGTCGAAGAGAAGAAGACCGTCGTGCTTAGACCTGAGTGGCTACCCGAAAACACCACAATTGTTACCTCGAGCTTGAACGTGGATAACCACGCGGAAGACGACACGAAAGTCGTAGCATCAGCTGCGAAAGTGAAGAAGGGGCCCAAGACTGTGAAAGGTCAAAAGCGACCGAAGAAGGTCGCGAAGCCGGTCATCGATTACAACCACACGAGAGACAAGATCCAACCCTTGATCTTCTTCCAGTCTGTCACTGGCACCACCGAAAGACGTGCGGCACAAGTCGCAGAACTTCTCACCTCTTGGACGGCCGGCTGCGAACAGTCTGCCTCCTTTCTCCAGCCCCAGCTGCTCGACCTCTCGGACCTCGACTACGACGACTACTTCATCAACGCACCCAAAGCCGAAGCGAACACAAAGTTCTTCTACCTGATTCTCGCACCCACCTACAACATCGACACGCTTCTAGATGCTTTCATCGAAAACCTCAGCGAAACACACCACGACTTCAGAATCGACACGGCGTCGCTGGGCGGACTCGTTGGATTCTCCGTGTTTGGTTTTGGGGACAAGGAAGGATGGCCGTCAGAAGAGGAGGGCTTCTGCACACAGGCAAAGGAGGTGGACAAGTGGATGGCCAGGCTGACGGGCAGGAAGCGTGCGTACCCACTAGGCATGGGAGATGTCAAGAGCGATGCCGAGGAGCGCCTGACGGAGTGGCGGCTCGGTGTTCAGGAAGCGCTCGTCGAGATTGCCGAGGGACGTGGTTTGGGCGAAGGCGTGCTCGGTAGTGGAGACGCTGTTGAGAGTGACGAGGAAGAGGTGGAAGACGAAGAGGGCAGCGAAGAGGCAGCACGCGTGGATGATGTTGAGGACCTAGGCGGCATGGCCAATGACACCGTCGCCCCCATTCCAGTGGACTTTACGAACTACAAGAGCAAAGCCAAGGTCAACGCGCCCAGCGGACCCAAGGAGATGGTTCCTACTACGTCCCCCACGCACGCGGCGCTCACGAAGCAGGGGTACTCGATCATCGGCAGCCACAGCGGTGTCAAGATCTGCCGCTGGACCAAGTCAGCGCTGCGAGGACGGGGGTCGTGCTACAAATACTCGTTCTACGGGATTGCGTCGCATCTGTGTATGGAGGCAACGCCGTCGTTGTCGTGCTCGAACAAGTGCGTGTTCTGCTGGCGACACGGCACCAACCCTGTGGGCACTACCTGGCGATGGGTCACGGACGCGCCTGATGTCATCTTCGACGGCATCACGGCAGCGCATTACAAGAAGATCAAGATGTTGAAGGGCGTGCCGGGGGTGCGAGCGGAGCGATTTGCAGAGGCCATGCGCATTCGGCACTGTGCTCTGTCGCTGGTGGGCGAGCCCATCTTCTACCCGCACATCAACGAGCTTCTGGGCTTGATGCACAAGAAGCGCATCTCGACGTTCATGGTGTGCAACGCGCAGCACCCTGCGCAGCTGGCTTCGCTGGTGCCTGTCACGCAACTCTACGTGTCCATTGACGCATCGAACAAGGAGTCACTGCGCAAGGTAGACAGGCCGCTGCACCGTGACTTCTGGGAGCGGTTCTGTGCGTGTCTGGACATTCTGCGGGCGCGGCGGTTCGAGCAGCGCACCGTGTTCCGACTGACGCTGGTCAAGGGGTTCAACATGGAGGAGGAAGTCAAGGGCTACGCCGACCTGGTTGAGCGGGCGCTCCCGTGCTTTGTAGAGGTCAAGGGAGTGACGTACTGCGGCACAAGCGCAGCGGGATCCGCGGGGCTCACGATGCAGAACGTGCCTTTCTACGAAGAGGTGGCGGAGTTTGTGACGCTTCTGGAGAAGGAGCTGAACTCGCGCGGACTGGTGTACGGGATCGGAGCCGAGCACGCGCACTCGTGCTGCATTCTGCTTGCGGACAGCCACCGGTTCCAGCGCAACGGCAGGTGGGCGACGAGAATTGACTTTGAGCGCTTCTTCGACCTGTACGAGGGCAAGGTGCAGGGGACGAGGATGCAGGATGGCGAGGTGGTGGGGTGGAGGCCCGAGGACTACCTGGGGCCCGACACGCCCGAGTGGGCGCTCTGGGGCAACAAGGGCTTCGACCCGAGGGACCAGCGCGTGTATCGCAAGGGCAAAGGGCCGAAGACGGAGGATGAAGCCAAGGCTAGCCCGTTGAAGGTGGTGTCGAGGCGAGCAGCCTTTGAGTTTTGA